One genomic window of Gossypium hirsutum isolate 1008001.06 chromosome D11, Gossypium_hirsutum_v2.1, whole genome shotgun sequence includes the following:
- the LOC121223264 gene encoding receptor-like protein EIX2, whose amino-acid sequence MECLSINGNLLSGEIPDCWNHWRGLVYLNLENNNLTGKIPPSLGHLNLSVLNLRNNDMFGELTSTLQLSTSLIILDLSDNHFSGSVPTWIGDKLSKHEILSLRSNNFDGHIPQKICQLQSLRILDLGNNNISGSIPKCFSNLSAMANKSNQNSYMFQWSITLTNLFCMRTLLVLKGRVDEYSTTLGLVMSICLSTNRLVGEIPKELGSLVELQSLNLSRNLLIGNIPDEIGNMELESLDLSMNQLNGKIPLSFSNLNFLNHFNVSYNNLTGQIPTSTQLQSFGNFSYMGNLLYGPPLTKNRSTNRTPTNGANNGSRSEGSNVNWLYVSIVLGFVMGFWV is encoded by the coding sequence ATGGAATGTCTTTCCATTAACGGAAATCTTCTCTCTGGAGAAATCCCTGATTGCTGGAATCATTGGCGAGGTTTGGTTTACTTAAATTTGGAAAACAACAATTTGACTGGGAAAATCCCACCTTCTTTGGGACATTTGAATCTTTCCGTGCTAAACCTTCGTAACAATGACATGTTTGGAGAATTAACATCTACGTTGCAACTTTCTACGAGTTTGATTATACTTGATCTCAGTGACAATCATTTCAGTGGGAGTGTACCAACATGGATTGGGGACAAACTCTCAAAACATGAGATTCTAAGCCTTCGATCAAATAACTTTGACGGACACATTCCTCAAAAAATTTGTCAACTTCAATCTCTTCGGATCTTGGACCTTGGCAATAACAACATTTCAGGATCTATTCCAAAATGTTTTAGTAATTTGAGTGCAATGGCTAACAAAAGCAACCAAAATAGCTATATGTTTCAGTGGTCGATTACCCTCACTAATTTGTTTTGTATGAGAACTTTGTTAGTGCTGAAAGGACGAGTGGATGAATACAGTACCACACTAGGACTTGTTATGAGCATTTGTCTTTCAACTAATAGACTCGTAGGAGAGATCCCAAAAGAACTTGGAAGTCTCGTTGAGCTACAGTCATTGAATCTATCAAGGAATCTCCTAATAGGAAATATACCGGACGAAATTGGCAACATGGAATTGGAATCTCTTGATTTGTCGATGAATCAATTGAATGGTAAAATCCCTTTAAGTTTCTCCAATTTGAATTTCTTGAATCACTTCAATGTCTCCTACAACAACTTGACAGGACAAATCCCAACAAGCACTCAGCTTCAAAGCTTTGGAAACTTTTCTTACATGGGCAATCTTCTTTACGGACCTCCTCTCACTAAAAACCGCAGCACAAATCGTACTCCAACTAATGGTGCAAATAATGGAAGCAGAAGTGAAGGAAGTAACGTGAATTGGCTTTATGTCAGCATAGTTCTTggctttgtaatgggattttgggtGTAG
- the LOC121223265 gene encoding receptor-like protein EIX2, whose amino-acid sequence MESVAITLFPFLLVIVAICFSFCDANSNLLCIESERNALLNFKNDLVDPSNRLASWVEGGDCFFNNNSTGHINQLHLAAPLSVPHFDAPVTEWEAYHRSKNNSSLRGKINSSLLELKHLSSLDLSNNNFRSNIPKFLGRLGSLTYLNLSHAKFQGGIPHNLGNLSKLQYLDLGGNYLKPKSLQWVFGLSFLQYLDLSYADLRKATDWLLVTFQHPSLLELHLSACSLEDDPSPINVNSTKSLVVLDLSENSFSSVPMSIFGLQGLLSIDLSSNSLEGPIPDYFRNISFLEVLDLSGNSLNSSTPNSLFSLNHLQFLNLSSNEIDQDVSEILLSLSRCCLDCLESLDMAHNHLFGHLIDQLGHFKNLAHLSLAGNNISGPIPLSIGELSSLKFQKIN is encoded by the exons ATGGAAAGTGTTGCAATTACCTTATTCCCATTTCTTCTTGTCATTGTAGCTATCTGTTTTAGCTTTTGTGATGCCAATTCCAATCTGCTTTGCATTGAAAGTGAGAGAAATGCCCTTCTGAATTTCAAGAATGATCTCGTTGACCCTTCAAACAGGTTGGCTTCTTGGGTAGAAGGTGGGGATTGCT ttttcaacaataaCTCAACAGGCCATATCAACCAACTGCACTTGGCTGCTCCTCTTTCAGTGCCCCATTTTGATGCACCAGTTACTGAATGGGAAGCTTACCATCGATCAAAGAACAATTCCTCGCTAAGAGGGAAAATAAATTCTTCATTGCTGGAGTTGAAGCATCTCAGTTCCCTGGACTTGAGCAATAACAATTTTCGTAGCAACATCCCGAAATTTTTGGGTAGGCTGGGGAGTTTAACATATCTTAACCTCTCTCATGCAAAATTCCAGGGAGGAATTCCTCATAACCTTGGGAATCTCTCAAAGTTGCAGTATCTTGATCTTGGAGGTAATTATCTCAAACCAAAAAGTCTTCAATGGgtttttggactttctttcttgcAGTACCTTGATTTGAGTTATGCGGATCTTCGTAAAGCAACTGATTGGCTACTGGTAACATTCCAACACCCTTCATTGTTAGAGTTGCACTTGTCAGCTTGCAGTTTGGAAGATGATCCATCCCCGATCAATGTCAATTCTACAAAATCACTTGTTGTTCTTGATCTTTCTGAGAACAGCTTTTCTTCAGTACCTATGTCCATATTTGGTCTTCAAGGTCTTCTGTCCATTGATCTTAGTAGCAATTCTTTGGAAGGCCCAATTCCGGATTACTTTAGGAACATCTCATTTCTTGAAGTTCTTGATCTTAGTGGGAACTCACTCAATTCATCCACACCCAACTCTTTGTTTAGTTTAAATCATCTTCAATTCCTTAATCTTTCGAGCAATGAAATTGATCAAGACGTATCAGAAATACTTCTGAGTCTGTCTAGATGTTGTTTGGATTGCTTAGAGTCATTGGATATGGCACATAACCATCTTTTTGGCCATTTAATTGATCAACTTGGGCACTTTAAAAACCTAGCTCACTTGTCGCTTGCTGGAAACAATATTTCTGGTCCCATTCCATTGTCCATAGGGGAGTTATCATCTTTGAAGTTTCAGAAAATCAATTAA